In Aequorivita sp. H23M31, a single window of DNA contains:
- the nhaA gene encoding Na+/H+ antiporter NhaA: MPKKRYPIDRIKRPLAKIMQEEKSGALVLGISILVAFVLANSPWYEQYHLFFDHTFGFEFDNKPYLEHTISEWINDGLMGMFFFVVGLELKREIVAGELSNIRAAMLPIAAAIGGMIVPALIYFSLNSTGDVNSGWGIPMATDIALALGVIYLLGNRIPLALKVFLTALAIVDDIGAVLVIAFFYTSNISFSNLAVGFIFLFLMFIGNRMGVRSLLYYAIIGIVGVWTAFLLSGIHATIAAVLAAFMIPADVRIKEPIYIARIKKHLLRFKNIDPDDDIPTLTHGQLEVLERINLDTKKAMPPLQKLEHAMTPFVNFFVLPVFALANAGVTVFDIEISKLFNTNVAVGVGLGLLLGKVIGIIGFAWLAVKFKITSFPKYLNFKNLLGLSLLASIGFTMSLFITQLAFTNEDYKTQAKVGIFVASIIGGILGYIVLKRHSK, from the coding sequence GAATAAAAAGGCCCCTTGCAAAGATTATGCAAGAAGAGAAATCTGGTGCTCTTGTTTTGGGAATCAGCATTCTGGTAGCGTTTGTACTTGCCAATTCGCCTTGGTACGAACAATACCATCTTTTCTTTGATCACACTTTCGGATTTGAGTTTGATAACAAACCCTATTTAGAACACACCATTTCCGAATGGATAAACGACGGTTTAATGGGAATGTTCTTTTTTGTAGTTGGCCTGGAACTAAAGCGGGAGATAGTTGCTGGCGAACTGTCGAACATTCGGGCGGCAATGTTGCCCATTGCTGCTGCCATTGGAGGAATGATTGTACCGGCTCTTATCTATTTCTCATTAAATTCAACAGGAGATGTGAATAGCGGATGGGGAATCCCCATGGCGACCGATATCGCCCTCGCTCTTGGAGTTATTTACCTTCTAGGAAATCGGATTCCCTTGGCGCTGAAAGTGTTTTTAACTGCTTTGGCTATAGTGGATGATATTGGAGCCGTTTTGGTAATAGCCTTCTTTTATACTTCCAATATTTCATTTTCAAACTTGGCCGTAGGTTTTATTTTTCTATTCCTGATGTTTATTGGTAACAGAATGGGCGTTAGAAGTCTTTTATATTATGCCATAATCGGAATAGTGGGTGTATGGACGGCTTTTTTACTTTCGGGAATCCATGCCACCATCGCCGCGGTATTGGCCGCTTTTATGATTCCTGCAGATGTAAGGATAAAAGAACCTATTTATATAGCACGAATCAAAAAACATCTTTTACGTTTTAAAAATATTGATCCAGATGATGATATTCCCACCTTGACCCACGGTCAATTGGAGGTCTTGGAACGGATAAATTTAGATACCAAAAAAGCAATGCCACCGCTGCAGAAATTAGAGCACGCTATGACGCCCTTTGTCAATTTCTTTGTCCTTCCCGTGTTTGCTTTGGCAAATGCCGGAGTTACTGTTTTTGATATAGAAATAAGTAAACTCTTCAATACCAATGTGGCTGTGGGAGTGGGATTAGGATTATTGCTAGGGAAAGTTATAGGAATAATCGGATTTGCCTGGCTCGCTGTAAAATTCAAGATAACTTCTTTTCCCAAATATTTAAATTTCAAAAATCTGCTAGGCCTATCCTTATTGGCTTCCATTGGGTTTACCATGTCACTTTTTATTACCCAATTGGCGTTTACCAATGAAGATTACAAAACACAAGCAAAAGTCGGGATTTTCGTCGCTTCGATTATCGGCGGTATTCTGGGATATATAGTGCTTAAACGACATTCGAAATAG